A window of Apium graveolens cultivar Ventura chromosome 8, ASM990537v1, whole genome shotgun sequence contains these coding sequences:
- the LOC141679402 gene encoding uncharacterized protein LOC141679402: MAVELGQFDLEYMPRTAIKGQALVDLLLEFNSEIDDKDLIALHPPILEEVLDLFLKEELSHPWWILHVDGAVNNEGAGAGIVLVSPEGHHLMSAIHFKFYATNNDAEYEPLINGLKIALEMRVRNLIAKSDSELVVNQVNGGFQARGPRTELYLRCTQRLTRKFKKVRLECVP, translated from the coding sequence ATGGCTGTGGAATTGGGGCAGTTTGACTTGGAATACATGCCTCGCACCGCAATCAAAGGACAAGCTCTAGTTGATTTACTATTGGAGTTTAATTCTGAAATTGATGATAAGGATCTGATAGCGTTACATCCTCCCATTCTTGAGGAAGTATTAGACTTATTTCTGAAAGAAGAGCTTTCACACCCGTGGTGGATTCTGCATGTGGATGGAGCAGTTAACAATGAAGGGGCAGGCGCGGGCATAGTGCTTGTATCTCCGGAAGGCCATCATCTGATGAGCGCGATTCACTTTAAGTTCTATGCTACAAACAATGATGCAGAGTATGAACCCCTTATTAATGGCCTGAAGATTGCTTTGGAAATGAGAGTGCGGAATCTAATTGCGAAAAGTGATTCAGAGTTGGTGGTAAACCAAGTAAATGggggatttcaagctcgaggaccGCGAACAGAATTATACTTGAGGTGCACGCAGCGGCTGACTAGAAAGTTCAAGAAGGTTAGACTGGAGTGTGTACCATGA